A genomic region of Arachis hypogaea cultivar Tifrunner chromosome 5, arahy.Tifrunner.gnm2.J5K5, whole genome shotgun sequence contains the following coding sequences:
- the LOC112800279 gene encoding uncharacterized protein encodes MDHEAISKLPFSHQPVRSISFPSRTHPSSQRIESLFTHLKPHYYSSQSVSSTSCFDAETIQNGLVVLADLYNFMEELLQSTQTQQALLHHQDGKLVEEALSGSVTLLDACGSARDLLLALREQVQLLQLAIRRTRRGDSSIVESSVSAYECFRKKAKKEITKQLGMLKKMESNKDSSISSLLSQDQNLVFFARVLRESRTITTSIFCSLLLFMSMPTLGTKGSSLISKLKPKRLFFSSSNKEQNKNNDGVVADLNTALCSLLGREKNGGDSIKSEVQGALRVLETLNADLDGLEGGLNCMFRCLVRNRVSFLNMLTH; translated from the coding sequence atGGATCATGAAGCCATTTCTAAATTACCCTTTTCACATCAACCAGTAAGGTCTATTAGTTTTCCCTCAAGAACACACCCTTCTTCTCAAAGAATTGAATCACTATTCACACACCTTAAACCACATTATTATTCTTCTCAGTCTGTTTCAAGCACTAGTTGCTTTGATGCAGAGACAATTCAGAATGGTTTGGTTGTTCTTGCTGATTTGTACAACTTCATGGAGGAACTTCTTCAATCTACACAAACTCAACAAGCTCTTTTGCATCACCAAGATGGAAAGCTTGTAGAAGAGGCATTAAGTGGATCAGTTACATTGCTTGATGCTTGTGGTTCTGCAAGGGATTTGTTGTTAGCTCTAAGGGAACAAGTTCAGTTGCTTCAATTGGCGATTcgacgaacaagaagaggagattcaagcattgttgAAAGCAGTGTTTCTGCTTATGAATGCTTCAGAAAGAAGGCAAAGAAAGAAATCACTAAGCAACTTGGTATGCTGAAGAAAATGGAAAGCAACAAAGATAGTTCAATTTCTTCTTTGTTGAGTCAAGATCAGAATCTAGTGTTCTTTGCTAGAGTTCTAAGAGAATCAAGAACTATAACCACATCTATATTTTGTTCTCTTCTATTGTTCATGTCAATGCCAACACTTGGAACAAAAGGGTCATCTTTGATCTCAAAGTTGAAGCCAAAAAGattgtttttttcttcttcaaacaAGGAACAGAATAAGAACAATGATGGAGTGGTAGCAGATCTCAACACTGCTCTTTGTTCTCTCCTTGGAAGAGAGAAAAATGGTGGTGATTCAATTAAGAGTGAAGTTCAAGGAGCATTGAGAGTGCTAGAGACACTAAATGCTGATCTTGATGGATTAGAGGGTGGATTAAATTGTATGTTTAGATGTTTAGTAAGAAACAGAGTTTCATTTCTTAATATGCTTACTCATTAG